A region from the Benincasa hispida cultivar B227 chromosome 12, ASM972705v1, whole genome shotgun sequence genome encodes:
- the LOC120067627 gene encoding uncharacterized protein LOC120067627, translated as MPNYVKFMKDILLKKNKFKKYEMIGLTEECSAVLQKKLPQKLKDLGSFTICCTIGSLTVARALCDLNFVVLDMEDFRIPIIMGSPFVATGKALIDVQKGELTLRVNDENVAFNIFKSLKHHGEVNSCNMMDVIDRTVEEHCRFWL; from the exons ATGCCTAATTATGTAAAATTCATGAAAGATATTCTGTTAAAGAAGAATAAGTTTAAGAAGTATGAAATGATTGGTCTAACAGAAGAGTGCAGTGCTGTGCTGCAGAAAAAGTTACCACAAAAGCTCAAGGATCTAGGGAGTTTTACTATTTGTTGCACTATTGGTTCATTGACTGTTGCTAGAGCTTTGTGTGACTTAA ATTTCGTGGTGCTAGACATGGAGGACTTTAGAATTCCTATCATTATGGGAAGTCCATTCGTAGCAACTGGAAAAGCTTTGATCGATGTCCAAAAAGGTGAATTAACTCTGAGGGTGAATGATGAAAATGTAGCATTTAATATCTTCAAGTCATTGAAACATCATGGTGAGGTCAATTCTTGCAATATGATGGATGTGATTGATAGGACTGTTGAGGAGCATTGTAGATTTTGGTTGTGA